From one Thunnus maccoyii chromosome 6, fThuMac1.1, whole genome shotgun sequence genomic stretch:
- the ccdc153 gene encoding coiled-coil domain-containing protein 153 isoform X1: MATHSATSAQQQQRLIPICSWTGPSMCVSVCVCVWLYVQRTEQAAEQQANMPPKKKTKKTTKKNTEKSKNELDAKYRRSILDIAILQDHIALQRESVIKAHSDRTDLRRRMRDTEQKLQHERQDHRDINCDLSRQYKTMQAELTSKVERLEKEVSKLKEELALCQEELRKERRQREQLEKEKDATVDDLQHKLDNMDADYEKILHDTLDSLTSQLSAARQGWEDKSVTLHQNYKELLAEFGLNALDI, encoded by the exons ATGGCAACTCACTCAGCAACCAGTGCCCAGCAGCAACAAAGACTCATCCCTATATGTAGTTGGACTGGGCCctcaatgtgtgtgtctgtgtgtgtgtgtgtgtggttatatgTGCAAAGGACTGAGCAGGCAGCAGAACAGCAAGCAAACATGcctccaaagaaaaaaacaaaaaagaccacaaagaagaatacagaaaaaa GCAAAAATGAGTTGGACGCAAAGTATAGGCGCAGTATTCTGGATATAGCCATTCTGCAGGATCACATTG CCTTACAGAGAGAGTCAGTAATAAAGGCCCATTCTGACAGAACTGACCTGAGGAGACGCATGAGAGACACGGAGCAGAAGCTGCAGCACGAGAGACAAGACCACAGGGACATCAACTGTG ACCTCAGTCGCCAGTACAAAACCATGCAGGCAGAGCTAACCAGCAAGGTGGAGAGGCTGGAAAAGGAGGTCAGCAAGCTAAAGGAAGAACTTG CCTTGTGTCAGGAGGAActgaggaaagagagaagacagCGTGAGCAGTTGGAAAAGGAGAAGGACGCCACCGTAGATGATCTCCAACACAAACTGGACAACATGGACGCAGACTACGAGAAGATCCTGCAT GATACTCTCGACAGCTTGACCTCGCAGCTGTCTGCGGCTCGACAGGGATGGGAGGACAAGAGCGTAACCCTTCATCAAAATTACAAGGAACTGCTCGCTGAATTTGGCCTGAATGCACTGGACATCTAA
- the ccdc153 gene encoding coiled-coil domain-containing protein 153 isoform X4 has protein sequence MPPKKKTKKTTKKNTEKSKNELDAKYRRSILDIAILQDHIALQRESVIKAHSDRTDLRRRMRDTEQKLQHERQDHRDINCDLSRQYKTMQAELTSKVERLEKEVSKLKEELALCQEELRKERRQREQLEKEKDATVDDLQHKLDNMDADYEKILHDTLDSLTSQLSAARQGWEDKSVTLHQNYKELLAEFGLNALDI, from the exons ATGcctccaaagaaaaaaacaaaaaagaccacaaagaagaatacagaaaaaa GCAAAAATGAGTTGGACGCAAAGTATAGGCGCAGTATTCTGGATATAGCCATTCTGCAGGATCACATTG CCTTACAGAGAGAGTCAGTAATAAAGGCCCATTCTGACAGAACTGACCTGAGGAGACGCATGAGAGACACGGAGCAGAAGCTGCAGCACGAGAGACAAGACCACAGGGACATCAACTGTG ACCTCAGTCGCCAGTACAAAACCATGCAGGCAGAGCTAACCAGCAAGGTGGAGAGGCTGGAAAAGGAGGTCAGCAAGCTAAAGGAAGAACTTG CCTTGTGTCAGGAGGAActgaggaaagagagaagacagCGTGAGCAGTTGGAAAAGGAGAAGGACGCCACCGTAGATGATCTCCAACACAAACTGGACAACATGGACGCAGACTACGAGAAGATCCTGCAT GATACTCTCGACAGCTTGACCTCGCAGCTGTCTGCGGCTCGACAGGGATGGGAGGACAAGAGCGTAACCCTTCATCAAAATTACAAGGAACTGCTCGCTGAATTTGGCCTGAATGCACTGGACATCTAA
- the ccdc153 gene encoding coiled-coil domain-containing protein 153 isoform X2 produces MTEQAAEQQANMPPKKKTKKTTKKNTEKSKNELDAKYRRSILDIAILQDHIALQRESVIKAHSDRTDLRRRMRDTEQKLQHERQDHRDINCDLSRQYKTMQAELTSKVERLEKEVSKLKEELALCQEELRKERRQREQLEKEKDATVDDLQHKLDNMDADYEKILHDTLDSLTSQLSAARQGWEDKSVTLHQNYKELLAEFGLNALDI; encoded by the exons AT GACTGAGCAGGCAGCAGAACAGCAAGCAAACATGcctccaaagaaaaaaacaaaaaagaccacaaagaagaatacagaaaaaa GCAAAAATGAGTTGGACGCAAAGTATAGGCGCAGTATTCTGGATATAGCCATTCTGCAGGATCACATTG CCTTACAGAGAGAGTCAGTAATAAAGGCCCATTCTGACAGAACTGACCTGAGGAGACGCATGAGAGACACGGAGCAGAAGCTGCAGCACGAGAGACAAGACCACAGGGACATCAACTGTG ACCTCAGTCGCCAGTACAAAACCATGCAGGCAGAGCTAACCAGCAAGGTGGAGAGGCTGGAAAAGGAGGTCAGCAAGCTAAAGGAAGAACTTG CCTTGTGTCAGGAGGAActgaggaaagagagaagacagCGTGAGCAGTTGGAAAAGGAGAAGGACGCCACCGTAGATGATCTCCAACACAAACTGGACAACATGGACGCAGACTACGAGAAGATCCTGCAT GATACTCTCGACAGCTTGACCTCGCAGCTGTCTGCGGCTCGACAGGGATGGGAGGACAAGAGCGTAACCCTTCATCAAAATTACAAGGAACTGCTCGCTGAATTTGGCCTGAATGCACTGGACATCTAA
- the ccdc153 gene encoding coiled-coil domain-containing protein 153 isoform X3 yields the protein MLNAALNSPLTTKEALTCLTKSKNELDAKYRRSILDIAILQDHIALQRESVIKAHSDRTDLRRRMRDTEQKLQHERQDHRDINCDLSRQYKTMQAELTSKVERLEKEVSKLKEELALCQEELRKERRQREQLEKEKDATVDDLQHKLDNMDADYEKILHDTLDSLTSQLSAARQGWEDKSVTLHQNYKELLAEFGLNALDI from the exons ATGCTGAACGCAGCCCTGAATTCACCCCTGACAACAAAGGAAGCTTTGACATGTCTCACTAAAA GCAAAAATGAGTTGGACGCAAAGTATAGGCGCAGTATTCTGGATATAGCCATTCTGCAGGATCACATTG CCTTACAGAGAGAGTCAGTAATAAAGGCCCATTCTGACAGAACTGACCTGAGGAGACGCATGAGAGACACGGAGCAGAAGCTGCAGCACGAGAGACAAGACCACAGGGACATCAACTGTG ACCTCAGTCGCCAGTACAAAACCATGCAGGCAGAGCTAACCAGCAAGGTGGAGAGGCTGGAAAAGGAGGTCAGCAAGCTAAAGGAAGAACTTG CCTTGTGTCAGGAGGAActgaggaaagagagaagacagCGTGAGCAGTTGGAAAAGGAGAAGGACGCCACCGTAGATGATCTCCAACACAAACTGGACAACATGGACGCAGACTACGAGAAGATCCTGCAT GATACTCTCGACAGCTTGACCTCGCAGCTGTCTGCGGCTCGACAGGGATGGGAGGACAAGAGCGTAACCCTTCATCAAAATTACAAGGAACTGCTCGCTGAATTTGGCCTGAATGCACTGGACATCTAA